The Triticum urartu cultivar G1812 chromosome 6, Tu2.1, whole genome shotgun sequence genome includes the window TATACGTCCGAGGATCTCGCTTAAAAAATGACTCCACGCCACCTTTAATTCTGTCCACCATACCTGGTTCGCCTCCCAGCTCCACCGCCACAGACTCGAATCCACTCCACTCGCACCCAAGCGCACACCACACCCCATGGCTCTCACCGGCGGCGCCACCACCGCAGCGTGCATCCTCGTCCTCCTCGCACTCGCCGGCGCCGCGGGGGCAACCTTCTCGGGCTCGGCGCCGCCGCCGGTGGACTGCTCGGCATTGTTGGCTGGCCTCGCAGACTGCCTCGACTTTGTATCGCCCGGCAGCAAGTCGAGCCAGCCTTCCAAGACCTGCTGCGGGGAGGTGAAGACCTCCGTCGGCAGCCCCGCCGTCGTCGACTGCGTCTGCGCCGCCATGTTCTCGAAGCTGACGCAGTTACCGATCAACAGGACACGGGTGTACGCTCTCCCCGACGCCTGCGGCACACCCGCCTCCGTCTTGAACAGGTGCCATGGTGAGCACCGTGCCTTTTCTCACTTCTTTCATAATCTTCTTGCCCTGACTCTGGCTAGAATCTGCTTCCCTTTTTTACATCAAGAAACTAGAGCTAAATCGTGTTGTTTTACTAGGAAGTTTATCGTTGATTTGATTCCTGTGGGATTTACGATGAAAGATCTCAATTCGTGTTAGAGCATTTGCAACAGCAATGCACAAATCTGACCCCTCTATGTCCGCGGACACATCCACGAATAGGGGCCAACCAACCCATGTATGTCCTCCCTGCAACCACATCCTTCACTTGCAAAATCTCAAATCCATGTAGCCACATGCACGTCGATCATTTCATGATACGGATACATGTAACAATGATTATAGCACACAATTAAAATCTAGGGCGGCGACCATGTCCGAGGCGGCAAGGACAACTGTGCATGGTTTGAGTCTGATGGTGGTGGTGTTGTGGGTTGGGGACAGCGACGAAGCTAGGGTGACGGCGGCGGCTGAGCAAGGGAAGGGGTGGCATGGAAGAGACAAAAGAAGGCAGGTTGGGCAAAGGCAAGGGATGATTTGGAGAGATATGAGATGAACCTGACCTGTCGGGTCCGACATGCTGGACGCGTTCGAGCGTCCCCATATCCACCCCACATATGGACTGAATTTGAGGGGTATCGGACAACCCGGACATTTAGggaaaaatgtgtgtgtgtgtgtgtttgtgtttgtgtttgtgtgtgtgtgtgtgtgtgtgtgtgtgtgttggggggaGTGGGGGTGTGAAGTGGAGGGTctggttgtagatgctcttagacCTTTTTGGTTGGATTTAACCTTCATGTCTTGTTTGATCGCTGTTGTGTGGGCTAGCGAAGCAAAACAATTGCATGATCAACATGTTATAACATAGAGCAAACACAATCCCCTGCACCACAAAACATAGGCCAAAATGAACCAAAAGTGCGCATCAAGTCCTATGATGCTTGATGCCCAATTTTGTATCTGTGTATATGCACCACAAagcttgttagtggattcttaaATGGCGTACCATCGATGGTTGAGCGAGCTCGCATTCCGATCAAGAATAATTTTAGTATTATACAACAGGTAGAGTTTGTTCTCATGAAAGAATGCATGCACCCTCCCCCAaaatgcccccccccccctctctctgcACCGACAAACGGGTCAATACATGTGCCCAACCAAGCCAAGCACAACAATTCGTCCTCTTTCGTCAAGTAGGAGGCTCCTCTCCTTTTCTTTGTCTGCACATCCTGCACTTGCGAGTATTGATCTTCCACTCTTCGGAATTCTCGATCTACGTTGATGATATTCATCATCACATGTTCGGTCATCATTGAGATTGGGTGGGTGGTCCTAATGAATACTGTCCAGGCACCCGTAGATGAGGGCTTCTCTAATGGTATCCGTGACTAGATGGGTTGCGACGACTCGGTGAAGTTGCAATAACTGGTGAGGTCATCGGTGAACGGTCAAGGCCTGCCGGAGTAGGTTGAAACTCCAGACTGCTGCATGGCTGCCGACCCATACTGGGTGGACGCAAAATAGTAGGGCAATGCATACTGGGTGGGCCAGGGCAACGCATATCCATGTGGCATCGGCACGACAGTGTGGTGTGGAGCACGCTCGGACCGCCCCACCTTCTCCCTCGTGACGAAGACCGTGTTCAGCGTGGAGTCGGTGTACCTGCACGATGGCGATGCCGGGGCCTCGAAGATGTTGATGGTTCGTCGGACCAGAGAGGTCCATTACAATGGCGGACGGCTGGGACGAAGTCGCAGCAGGGGCGGCGACATTAGAGCTAGATTTGGTGGCGGTGGAGGGGGAAGAGGGTCAGGAACGGGAAGACTGTGGGAGAGTGTGAAAACCGTGTGGTATGGAGTTTTGATTCAGGTGTTGGGAGTCCAACGTATCATATGTCTAAAAATCTTACTCCATCTCTCAATTTGCAGTCGACTTGAGAGATTTTGGTCCGGATACGTCTGACTCAAAGTAAGGGTCCCGCGTTAGAGGCTAAAACTGTTGGACCGTCTGGTCTGAATATTTGAGGCTGGAATCGGGGCCTACATTGAATACGGAACCAATCCACATGCGACAACTTATTTAGTAAACAGGTCGACTTTATTAATAAATTTGACAAAGTACATGAAATCAAACAAAAACGAGTCAACAAAGGACCAAGATAAAACAAAAAGTCACATCAAAGTCTTATGTGGTCATTGACCCTAGATCCATCTCTTGCATGTCGACTTTTCTCCGTCCATCCAATGAAGAAACTACACCAGACCAAACATGCACAAGCTTTGACTATTCTCACAGGTTTCAAAGAGCCGCATAAGGTGCTCACCCCGAATAGGTGACAACCTAAAATTGTTGAACACACTGTGGCGaggacccccccccccttgcAAGATAGGTTGTCGAACTGCTACTTCATCGTCATATTGTCGAGGAAGAAGATCGAGAGCACAAAAGAACAAATCAACACACTCAATGACAAGAGCATGCTTGACAATATTATCGTCGCCACCATCGTCAAGATAATTTGAAGCAGCGGGTGACATTCCACGAGAATGAGACCGTCGATATGTGGGAGCAAAAACGAGGCTCGCTGGTGTAAGTCGCGTCGGCCACGACAGCCACACCCGGACGGGGATAGAGCCATGGAGCTTATATTTTGTACGACACCGCCTCTATCATTGAAATTTAGCCAATTCTAGAAAAAAAAAACCTTTACCGTCAAGGACATAAAAATCAAACATAGATTAAAGAAAAAACTAAACTCTAAGCGTTGATCTGTAGTTTCCCAACCTCTAGAAGGCCGAAAAGACGACTGAAGACCAGGAGGACCAGCAAAAGTCACGAACCCAAGTCGTCGGCGGCTAGGGTTATTAGTCCCACATTCATACCACAAAAGATAATCAAACGGTCCaacaaaaaagaaaaatcaaacggTTGGGGCCCACGGTCGCCGTAGCCCATCCGCCACTTAAAAAATGACCCCTACACCCCTCCTCAACTCCGTCCAACGAACCTCTTTCCCCTCCCCGCATCCCAAGCCTCCCCGCTCCATCGCCACACGCTCGAACCCACTCCTCTCACGCTCGAGTGCACACCGCACCACACCAACCAGAGCAGCCATGGCTCTCGCCGGCGGCGCCGCCACCGCAGCGTGCATCCTCGTCCTCCTCGCGCTCGCCGACGCCGCGGGGGCGGCTAACCCGTCGCCGGCGCCCGCGCCGGCGCCGGACTGCACGGAGGCGTTGATTGGCCTCGCGGACTGCCTCGACTATGTGATGCCCGGCAGCAAGTCGGCTCGGCCTCCCAAGGCCTGCTGCACGGAGGTGAAGACCGCCGTCGGCACCCCCGCCACCGTGAAGTGCCTCTGCGCTGCCCTGGACGCCAAGACAACTCCGATACCGATCAACATGACACGGGTGCTCGCCCTCCCCACCGCCTGCGGCCAGTCCGCCTCCGTCTTGAGCAAGTGCCACGGTGAGCACCGTGCCTTTCCTCACCTTTTCCAGGACCTTCTTGTCCTGGGTCTGGCTAGAATCCGCTCCCATTTTTTTTTACACCAAGGAACTAGACCTTCTTGTTTTACTAGTAGGAAGTTTGTGTCATTTCTTCGGTTCATATGTGAGATTTATTACTATGAAAGATCTCGATTTGTGTTGGAAATTTTTGGCTGGGTTCTGACCTTCTTCACCTCTTGTTTGCTTGCAGCTGCGGCGCCTGCTGAAGGTAACACATTCTTCTCTACACATCATCGTCTTTGTATTTCATTCTTTGATGCATGCACGTTTCTTATTTCTGTTGTCTTGTTCTCTTTCGTACCATGATTTGCATCTGTCTCAGTACTGCATATGCTCGGTAAAATGATGACGATGAACTCACACATCGTATTTGTGCGCTTAATTTGAGAGTCTGAACAAACAGAAGCTTCTTTAGTTACATATATGAAATTTAACTGAGAATATCTTTGTTACTTGTCTTTCTACTAAAAATTGACTCTAACCCTTGCGTTTCCACTAAAACTTGATCCACAAAATCAAGAAAGGAACATCGTTATTTTATAAAAATACTCTCCATTTGGTTCACAAGAACGGCATAAAAATGGGGCCGCCGCAGTGTTCGTCGTCCGTGAACACAGCTGTATattattttttgatttttttctgaGCTTTTCCGTTGGCTTGTATCCTTGCGAGCCATTGCATGTGCGCTCTGAGCCTGGGGTCTGGGCAGTCAAAAGATACAGACAAGAGCATATAGGCTAAAATAAAAAAAAAATCTTGGAAAAAGTACAAGTAGCTAAAAGAATTTGGACGAGCGAGTCACATGCTGTGATAGACAAAACCCATGCTCCTGGCCTTGTATATGTGCATCGAGCGGTTCATTTCTTAGCCGTTTTTCGGAAGCACAAATGCATTAAAACAAGGCCCCCCTCCTGTACCGTATTTTGATTTTGGTGTACAAAGAAATCGTTTGTTTCTGGTAGGTATACTCCATTGCTGTTCGTGGGACCAGATTGGGATGCACATGTTGCCACTAATCCGTCCACTAGTCCACTAGCATCCGAGGAATGCCCCATCAGGCCACCAATACATTTCCTGCTAGTTGCCTACGTGGTGTCTCCTTCCGCGGTTTCATTCAAGAGCGGGCAAGCTGACAATTGCGTGgtttaggctggttgtaatggagagtatcatatattagtatcatgcatatgatactagtgtgtATGATACTACCTCTTTAATGTatagtatcatatattagtattatgtagtactttatttattggCATGCATGACAGAAAGTAGCATATCATTTATTAtaatacggtatcatgatatgatattacaccctctctttcttcatttcaTACTATGTCATTTTATCAAAAttgtctagttggcatgcatgatactagctatgataccaccattacgaccagccttaCAGCTACTAGTCAGGTAGCTACAACAATAATGATACTTGTCCAAACTGCAAATTACGGAGCATGCATGCATGTGAACGCTACAATCAAACGTGTCTCGAGACAATTTTTACATTGTATAGCTGTTTTATATGGTATGCCCTTATAAAGTCTCTTCTTTCGTCACTGCAGCACCGGCGCCTTCAGCATCTAGTGGCGGCGCAACCGCTTCACCACCGAAGGCGAATGCGGCGGCGAGGTCTCCCGGCGGCGCCGCAACCATTATCCTAGCAACCGTGGCGACTTTGCTGCTCGCCTTCTATTACCTCTGAGGGCCGACATCTCCGCCTCTCTAACGTGTTCTGTTGCACAGACCTTGTGACTCTGTGTTGCGCAGTGTTGTAATCTGAGTTTACTCTATTTATCGGGATGGGCTCTGAGTTACTGTTATTATCATGTACCGTCGACTCAATTTTGAGTAGTAAATTGCCATGTACCTTGGACTGAATATTGAGAACTCGTTGCTAGTTATGACACTTTGTTGACTTTGGAATGTGCAGATGATCTCCTACGAACTTTTTTTTGGGTTATGAACATGTtttcatgaacttttttgaattcatgaacattttttagtTCATTAACTTTTTTTAATTTCGTGAACATATTTTTGAATTGACAAAAAATTCAAACTCACAAACATATTTGAATTTATGTTTTTTTTCCGATTCAGAATATTTTTTCGAATTCAAGAATAATTTTTacaattcatgaacattttaacTGGATTTTTTTCCCGAAGTTCATGATGATTTTTTGAATTCgaaaatattttttgaattcatgaatttTTTAAAATACTTAATTTTGGAATTGATGAGAATTATGAAACTCACGAACATTTTTTGAGGTTTTGAACATTTGCTGATTCATGAACATTATTAAATTGACAAACATTTTTCAAATCCATTTACATGTTTCATTACAtaaataaacatttatcattttAAAAGGGGGAAACGCGACATAAAAAATTTATATTTTTTTTGTAATTGTTTTATATGTGTAAAACTAATGAATTAAAATAAAAGTtgaaaaacaaacaaaagaagaaaaaaaagaaagccGTGCTAGCTATCGGACGTGCCAATGGTccggcccagcccagcccagGAGCGCGTGACTGTCTCACCTAGCGATGCCTAGCGTGCTGGTCGCGTGAAGCGACATACAGCACCGCCCGATCCCATCCCCAATCTCGCCCTGCCCTTGCCCTGGTGCTATCTGTAGTACAACTCCGCCGCCCGTGGATCTTGCTCCTCCATCTTCGCCCGGCAGGCAACCCGTATCCATCAGCGACGGGGACAAGGACACAAGGTGATTCAACCAGGAGCCATGGGCGTCCGGCGGTTTCTGAATCTGTTCGCGGCGAACCGCCCGGGCTGCATGTATTCGCTGCGCCGCTTCGATCTCTCCCGCAACCAGTTCTTCTACACCACACCGGCAGAAGTAGCTCTGCACGGGCGAGTTCTGCCGCGGATACAAAGAGACTCTGCATCATCTTCATCCCTGAAAAAGGCCTGCGGCAGGGTCAAGAAGCAGCAAGCCTCAGAGATCGGGCCGATCCGGTTGCCGGCGCGACTCTTCAACATGCGGCCGGCGCCATACCCAAAGCCAAAATCCGACGAGCTCAGAATGGACGCGTTCGCTCTCTCGGAGCGCAGCATCGTGTTCGCGGACCGCAAGGGGCACGTCTTCACCTACGACGCCGACTCGGACTGCCTCGTGACCATGCCCGGCCTCCACGCCCCCAAGGATGAGCCCTTGGCCGTCTCCGTTCCACGCCCCGGAGGCGGCGAAGGCGGCCTCTACGTGATCGAGAGGCTGCTCCGTCCTGGCAAGAGCTTCCAGTTCGAGGCCCTTGTCTCCGGCCAGCACTACAACGAGTACCATCCCTGCCGGACCTGGCAGTGTGAGGAGCTCCCGCTGCCGTCCCTACAAGAAGACGTGTACCTCGGCTCTGTCGCGGTGGTGGGCAACGTCATCTGCATCTCTGCGGATCACTTTGGCACCTACTGCTTCGACACGGTGAGCCGCTCCTGGAGCTTTGCCGGTGACTGGGTGCTGCCCTTCTTTGGCACCGCCGAGTATGTCCCCGAGCTCAACCTCTGGTTTGGCGTCTCCGACCAGGACTACCACTTGCCTTGCGCGGCCGATCTCTCACCCGTCCTCGCAGGGCAGCGGCCGGAGCCGGGCCTGATTTGGGCGGACAATTACCTGCCGGAGGAGTGGCATCATAGTGGCATCATAGCGGCCAAAATGGTCAGCCTGGGTTCTGGAAGGTTTTGCCTCATCAGGTTCCTTGAAACTCAGATACCCAGCATCGATACTGAGCTGGTATTTGTGGACAAAGCGTATGCTGTCTTCACTGGTCTGGAGGTGGTGTTAGCTGGGAAGGGCAATGGCAAGGGCGCATAAACGGTAATAGGCTACGCATGGCTAGACACAAGTCCAGACGCTGCAGGAATCGTGACTCCAACTTCATCGAGTGTATACTCTGATGTCTCCACTATGCATCATCATTTAATTTGCCTGTTCCGCAGGTGGATGCGTCCTATATGGATTTTTTTTAGTGATTCAACAAAAAGTCAAAAAATTCTGAAGATATTTTGAAATATACTTGACCTTCCAATCTACTTGTGAGAACAATTTCACAAAAAGTAAATCCCCCTTTGActtcttttaattttttttggCTAAAATAATGTGAACAGTGACCTATAATAGCAAATAAATTTTATCTTTTTGCCCTGAAGTCAATGTTCGGTTTTTTCATGAAAATTTATATACTAGTAAAAAAGAAAGTCAATTTATTCTGAAAAAAGCTTCTAAACTATTTTGACATTTTGTTTAATTATGTTAGAAAATTTCCCATATAGAGTGTATATACAACCAGGTTCCAAAGTGTATTTCACTACCGCGGGCAGAGTATTGAAACAGAACTCTGTGGGGTCTTTGCTATGGTGTTCTACCGCTGTTTTATGCCTTGTTTTGAATCTTAGGACAAGGACGATGACGTTTGGTTCTTGAGTGTATCTACACCCTATATGGAAAAAAAATAACTACATAAGGAGTCAAAACTTCTGAAAATATTTTTGTGACCCCTTAGGACAACTTCATCGTTGCACATAAAGACAAACATCTCACATGTCCATGTGGACAGCTACAGTGAAGCCGATCATCCAACTGTATGCATCAAATAGGCATCAAATCCGGACTTCAGAGTAGGCCAGACAAATCTAGAGAAGAAAACACATGGGGTGTGAGGAGGGAGCGACTACTATAGAAAAGCACCTTGTGGTGCAAAAATAGAAAACTCGAAGCTGGACCACTCAATTGAGGATGGATGGCACAGATTCAACTGGTGGGATGTGTACACACAAATGCATGCTTCTGTGCAAAAAGGACCCTCGTTTCTACCTTATTTGCTTCTGAATGTGCCATCAAACGACAGCCCCCCCTCTCTTCCATCTCCCCTGTTGCTTcccgacggcggcggcgcttTAGATCCGGTGGCAAGCGCCTCCCTTCCCCTTCCCAGCTACTCTTACTCAAGGCCACCTGACTCCTCCTGGCCGCCGTCACGGCGGTGAACCCCGGGGCCCTGCTCCTGTAGGCGCCTAGGAGGCACTGCGTGGCATTCCCTGTGCCCGCCTCCGGCGCATCTACGGCGAGAATGAGCTCGTGCTGTCTGCGCCCAAGCTGCAAGGTGGCCACCTCTCCCCTGCTTTCTCACCATGCCGCTGCTATGTACTGTCATTTTCTTTGCCGTAAATGACAGATTATATCACTACTTTGATGCAGGCTGATGCTAATCTGAA containing:
- the LOC125514717 gene encoding non-specific lipid transfer protein-like 1 isoform X2 gives rise to the protein MALTGGATTAACILVLLALAGAAGATFSGSAPPPVDCSALLAGLADCLDFVSPGSKSSQPSKTCCGEVKTSVGSPAVVDCVCAAMFSKLTQLPINRTRVYALPDACGTPASVLNRCHAAAPAEAPAPSASSGGATASPPKANAAARSPGGAATIILATVATLLLAFYYL
- the LOC125514717 gene encoding non-specific lipid transfer protein-like 1 isoform X1 translates to MALAGGAATAACILVLLALADAAGAANPSPAPAPAPDCTEALIGLADCLDYVMPGSKSARPPKACCTEVKTAVGTPATVKCLCAALDAKTTPIPINMTRVLALPTACGQSASVLSKCHAAAPAEAPAPSASSGGATASPPKANAAARSPGGAATIILATVATLLLAFYYL